From Candidatus Methylomirabilota bacterium:
GGCCGAGGCCGTGCGCGCCGCGCCGGGAGGCGACGCGATCTTGCTGATCGCCATCACCGGGTTCGGGCGCGCCAAGGACCGCCTGCGCTCGGCGGATGCCGGATTCGACGCCCACCTGACGAAGCCCATCTCGCCGCGCCAGCTCGCCGAGCTGTTGCTGCCGAGGGATTGAAAGTCATGATGCCCGGGCCCGATGCCCGAGGGCCGGCTCACCACCACCACCACCACCGGCGCTCTCTGCCGACATCCGCCCCAGCGCTCGTCATCGGGCGCTGTTGATCGAATCGCTCCTTCCGCGACGGAACTGGCGATCCGAGCAGCGCTTCCGGCGCCTCACCGGTAACTGACCAGACTGCCTTCTGCGAAGTAACCCGGCGCGCCTGAGCGCACGCGTGTGGCCCGGCGCGGCCTGGCGTGGCGTTTGCTCCCCCCCGCTTGGGCGTCCGTCGTTCGAGCGCGTCGACCCGCACGTGTCAGGAGGGTGTGCACGTGACCGGTTCTCGACCGAGATCGCTATAAGGGGAAACTGTGATGAGCGATCATCGCGGCTTGGGTACCGCCGGCGTGAAGCTGGCTGCTCTCAGACGCCACCAATATCGTCGTCACGCGCAAGACAGATTGAGGTGATTGTCATGCCGGACACCATCTCCGCGGCAACCGTCATCCAGACCATTCTCGACGCCCAGCAGGGCGCGCGCATCGGCCGCACGAAGTCGGTGCTCGTCGATGGCCAGCCGCGCACCATTCATTCGCCGTTTCCGTCGCCCGGGGACTGGCGCGACGGCTTCATCTATTTCCTCCTGATCGATCGGTTCAACAATCCGGGGACGCCGCCCCTCGGAGCGGCCTGGAACCAGCGCTTCGACTTCCGGCATGGCGGCACCTTCAAGGGCGTGCAGGCGCAGCTCGGCTATCTGGAGCCGCTCGGCGTCAAGACGATCTGGCTGTCGCCGGTGCTGAAGAACCCCAGGCCGGATGAGTTCCGGTGGAACTACCACGGCTACCAGACCCAGGATTTCCTGAACCTGGACGAGCGGTTCGCCTCGGACGGCACGCGGGCCACGGCCGAGCGCGAGCTCACCGCCCTGGTCGACGAGGCGCATGCCCGGGGCATGTACGTCATCGCGGATATCGTGCTGAACCACGCCGCCCGGGTCTTCGACTACGTACGGCCGGAGGGCGTCGTCGCGAGCTTCGCCGACCAGGCCGTGATGGACGGGCCGCTCGGCAGCGAGCCGCCCATCCAGTGGCTGAACGGCCTGGGGTTCCCGCGCAGCGACTGGACGGAGATCTTGCCGCACCCCTCGCAGCTTTCGCCGGACGACGCCGTGTGGCCCACCGACCTGCAGGAGCGGGTCTTCTTTCGCCGGCGCGGGCAGAAGCTCACGGACGATCCGGACGCGCTGGGCTTCGTGCGCGGCGACTTCGGCGACATGCGCCAGCTCGTGGTCGAATACGACGCCAGCGGATCGGACCAGGCGGCCTTCCGCACCCGCCACGGGGTGCGACCGGTGCTGTCCATCCTCATCCGCGCTTATCACTACCTGGTGGCCCGGTACGACCTCGACGGCTTTCGCCTGGACACCGTCAAGTACGTCGACCCGGAGGCGATCGAGACGTTCGGCAACGCCATGCGGGAGTTCGCGCTCAGCATCGGCAAGAAGAACTTCTTCACCTTCGGCGAGGTCTACGACGACGAGACGACCATCGCGAAGTTCGTCGGGCGCAACGGCGGGTCCGGCGAGGGCTTCGGCATCGACGCGGCCCTCGATTTCCCCCTGTTCTACGAGCTGCCCGGCGTCGCGAAGGGCCTGGTCCCGGTCGAGGCGATCCGGCGCGTCTTCCTGGAGCGCAAGCGGCAGGAGCAGGAGCTCCTGAGCACGCACGGGGAGGCCGGGCGGTTCTTCGTGACCTTCCTCGACAACCACGACCAGCACCAGCGCATCCGGCATCCGGACACGCCGCGCGAGCAGGTGACGCTGGCTCTGGCCCTGCTGTTCACGCTCCAGGGCATTCCGTGCGTCTACTACGGCACCGAGCAAGGGCTGTCGGGCACGGTGGATGCGAGCGGCAACCCGGATCTGAGCTCGCTGGAGTCCGTGCGCGAGGCGCTCTGGGGCAAGACGCCGACGGCGTTCGACCCGGGGCATCCGGTGTATGGAGCGATCCAGGCGCTCGCGCAGCTCCGCCGGAACGAGCCGCCGCTGGCCTACGGGCGGCTGTACTTCCGGGAGGTGTCCGGCAACGGCCTCGACTTCGGCGACGCGTTCGGCCGCGGGGGGGTCGTGGCCTTCTCCCGGATCCTCGTCGACCGCGAGGTCCTCGTCGTGGCGAACACCGGCAGCGCCGGGTTTTCGGGCTCGCTGCTGATGGACCTCGACCTGAACTCACCACCACGCGAGATGCGGGTGGCCTTCAGCAACCTGGGCACGACGGGCAAAGGCACGGTGAGCGTGGTGCCGGGGGCGCGCTTTCACCGCGACAGCCAGGTGACGACCGGCCGGGCGGCGGCGCTACCGGTGGTGTTGCGGGGCAGCGAGGTGCAGGTGCTGGTGCCGGCCTGATGAACGAGAAAGGCAGAGCGTCTCACCGTTCGTCCACGTGCCGGAGAGAGCCGGTGTGCTCACGCGGCCCTCCCGACCCAGTCTCGCGATAAACGAATCGACCGACAACTGCACTCTTGTGAGACAGGAGGATGCGCGATGCGACCCGGAGCCGGACTGATCCTCACGTGCGCGCTCGGGATCGCCGTCGGGGCGACGAGCGCTGGTCTCATCAACGCTCAGCCGAAAGAAGCGTACACGCCAAAGGCTGAGAGCAAGAAGCTTGTGGAGACGGCACTCCACGGCGTCCAGGGGAA
This genomic window contains:
- a CDS encoding alpha-amylase family glycosyl hydrolase, with the translated sequence MPDTISAATVIQTILDAQQGARIGRTKSVLVDGQPRTIHSPFPSPGDWRDGFIYFLLIDRFNNPGTPPLGAAWNQRFDFRHGGTFKGVQAQLGYLEPLGVKTIWLSPVLKNPRPDEFRWNYHGYQTQDFLNLDERFASDGTRATAERELTALVDEAHARGMYVIADIVLNHAARVFDYVRPEGVVASFADQAVMDGPLGSEPPIQWLNGLGFPRSDWTEILPHPSQLSPDDAVWPTDLQERVFFRRRGQKLTDDPDALGFVRGDFGDMRQLVVEYDASGSDQAAFRTRHGVRPVLSILIRAYHYLVARYDLDGFRLDTVKYVDPEAIETFGNAMREFALSIGKKNFFTFGEVYDDETTIAKFVGRNGGSGEGFGIDAALDFPLFYELPGVAKGLVPVEAIRRVFLERKRQEQELLSTHGEAGRFFVTFLDNHDQHQRIRHPDTPREQVTLALALLFTLQGIPCVYYGTEQGLSGTVDASGNPDLSSLESVREALWGKTPTAFDPGHPVYGAIQALAQLRRNEPPLAYGRLYFREVSGNGLDFGDAFGRGGVVAFSRILVDREVLVVANTGSAGFSGSLLMDLDLNSPPREMRVAFSNLGTTGKGTVSVVPGARFHRDSQVTTGRAAALPVVLRGSEVQVLVPA